The DNA sequence CGTCGCCGTCCTGTTGCCGGTGCTGCTGCCCTTCGCCCGGGAGCCGACCCGCGACCTCGTGCACGCCGCCGCGACCAAGGGGCTGCCGATCCTGCTGGCCGTTCTCGCCATCCTGCTCGCGGCCGCCGCCGCGGCGGCCGTACCGCGGCTACGGACCCGGGGCCGCACCGCCGTGCACCAGGTGGTCGCGGCCCTGCGCGCCCTCACCGAGAGGCGCCGGCTGGTACGGCTGACCGCGGTGTCCCTCGGCCTGACCGTCCTGTACGGCGCGTGCCTCTATCTCGCCCTGCTCGCGGTCGGTCTGCCCGTCGATCTGGCGGTCGTACCGGCCGTCGTGCTGGTGTCCGTCGTCGGCGAGGGGGTGGCGTCGGCGGCGCCCACCCCGGGCGGACTCGGTGCCACCGAGGCGGCCCTCGTCTCCGGCCTGCTGCTCTACGGCATCGCACCGGACACCGCGGTCGCCGGGGTGCTGATCTACCGGCTGGCGACGTTCTGGCTGCCGGCCCTGCCGGGCTACGTCGCGCTGCGGATGCTCCTCCACCGGCAACTGCTGTAGCCGGGCCGGGCACCGTCAGTCGAAGAACACCATCCTGACGATCGCCACGGTGCCGACGACGACGATCATGGCGCGCAGAAGTCGTGGCGAGAGTTTACGACCGAACCTCGCCCCCGCGAGGCCGCCGAGCGTGGCGCCGGCAGCGATCAGCGCGACCAGCTTCCAGTCGACGGAGTCCCAGGCGACGATCATGAAGGTGGCGGCGGCCACGGCGTTCACCGCCGTCGTCAGGAGGTTCTTGACGCCGGTGATCGCCTGGAGGCTCTCGGCGGTCAGCACGCTCAGCAGGCCCACGACGAGGATCCCCTGCGCGGCGCCGAAGTAGCCGCCGTAGATGCCGAGCACGAAGACGCCGGCGACGACCGCGGCCAGTCGCCGGGGGCTGAGTGTGCCGCCGTCGTCCGTACCCAGGCGACGCCGGGCGGCGCGGCGCTGCATCGCCGGACCCGCGACGACCATCAGCAGGCCGGCCGCGATGAGGGCCGGGACGATCGCCTTGAACGCGCTCTCCGGCAGGACCAGCAGCAACAGGGCGCCCGCCGTCCCGCCGAGCACGGAGGCGGGCAGCAGGCTCCTGAGCAGCGCCCGCTTTCCGACGAGTTCGTGCCGGTAGCCGTACGTGCCCGAGATGCCCCCGCCGACCAGGCCGATGTTGTTGGAGATGTTCGCGACCAGGGGCGGGTAGCCGAAGAGCAGCAGGGTCGGGAAGGTCACCAGGGTGCCCGAACCGACCACCACGTTGATCATCCCGGCCCAGAACCCCGCGACGAAGATCGCGACGAACTCCACGGCGGTTTCCACGGCCCGATGATTCCAGGCCGGCCGGGCGTGGGCGCCGCCCGAGCCCGTCGACCCGCCGCCGGCCGGCGGATAACCGGATGTGCCGGCGGAGCGGCTTCGATACGTTGCACCGCATGACGACGATGCTGGTGCAGGTCGACCTGCGGTCGGCCAATCGCTATCTGACCTGTTGGGTCGAGCCCCGGACCGCCGTCGGAGACCAGATCACCCTGCGCAACTCCGACGAGCCGAACCGCCGGTGGGACGTGCTGCGGGTCGGGGTGCCGCAACCGGTCAGCGCCATCAAGCGTGGCTGGAACAACAACATCTGATCGGGCTCAGGCACGGGCGGCCGCCGGCGACGGTGGCCGCCCGGCCGTTCCATCCCGTCCGACCGGTCCGGCCGCCCAGCCTGTGGTGATCAGCAGCAGCGCGGCGATGTACGTGGTCATCACCAGCAGGTGATGCCCGGGCAGCGTGGTCCCGGCGGCGCCCAGCCCGATCACCAGGTCGGAGAAGAGGAAGAGCGCCCCGCCGACCGCCGTACGGCGCGAGACCCCGGTCGCGGCGGCGGCCATCGCGCACAGCGCGAGACTGTAGCCGAGGATCGGCAGCCGCAACGGGCCCAACGCGCTCCACAACAGAGCGTTCGCGGTCACCCACAACGCGGCGTAGCCGAGCAGCGCCGCGAGCGGCGGCCGGCCGCGCCGGACGAACGCGACCAGGAAACTGATCTGGGTGCCGAGGAAGAACCCCATCCCGGCGAGGAACGCGGTCTGGCCGGACATCAGCAACGCCACGTCGCCCGCCGTCGCGAAGACCAGGCCGACCGCGACACCGTCGAACCGGCGTCGTACGGTCCACAGCCAGGCGAGCAGCACCGGCGCCAGCAGCGGCTTCGCCAGCCACTGGAGCACCGGCAGGTCGAGCACGACCCCGAGCAACTCCACGGCGACGACCGCGCCGAACAGCCACATCATGCCCGGCTCCGCTGCCTCGAAGCGGCGGGATCGGCCACCGGCGCGGTGAGCAGTTCCCGCGCGTGCTTCGCCGCCGCTGTCGCCTGGCCGGCGACGATGGCCGCGGCGAGCCGGCGGTGCCGGGCGACGTCGAGCAGTTCGGCGGCCCGCCACTGCGACGGCACCGCGCCGGCACCGACGAGACTGTTGAAGGCGAGCAGATAGGCGGTGTTGCCGCTGCCCTCGACGATCCGCCGCCACAGCGCCGTGTTGGCCTCGGCCATGCCCGGCAGATCGGGCGCCAGTTCGGCGTACCCGTCGACCGCGTCGCGTACCGCCGCCCTGGCCCGCGGCGTACCGCGTTCGGCGCACAGTCGGGCCGCGTCGACGCCGACGCAGGCCCGCATCTCGAGCAGGTCGCGGACCAGCGTGCCGACCGGTAGCGCGTTGCCCGACCCGGGCAGCGACAGGATCAGGTCGAGTCCGGCGTGCTCGCGCCAGTCCAGCACCCGGGTCGCCCCGCCCTGGCTGACCCGGACCAGGCCGAGTTGTTGCAGCCGGCGTAGCGCCTCCCGGACGGCGTGCCGGTTGACCTCGAAGGCGGCGGCCAGCTCGCGCTCGCTCGGCAGGGCGTCGTCGGGTCGGTATCCGCCACTCACGATCGCGTCCCGCAACTGCGCGAAGACGTGGTCGGAGATCGGACCGCGGGGGACGGGCTCGAACGCCATGGTCCGGGAGTCTGGCAACGGATCAACTGACCTGTCAACTGGTTGGACCAGTTCGGGTGTCGTAGAGGCCTTCGCCCGCCGGTACGATCGGTCCGGGTCGACGCGATCGGGAGGTTGCCATGGCCACGGTGGTCGTCATCGGGGACGTCGGCGGACATGCCGAACAGTTGCGCCGAGCGTTGCTCGAGGTCGGTGCCCACGAGGCCGGCCTGGCCCTGCCCGACGACGTGATCGTGGTGCAGGTCGGCGACCTGGTCGATCGTGGCCCGGACAGCACGGGCGTCCTCGCCCTCGTCGACGGCTATCTGCAGAACCGGCCCGACCGCTGGATCCAGTTGGTGGGCAACCATGATGCCCAGTACCTGCCCGACGGCGTGCCGTTCTGGCCCGAGCCGGTCAGCCCGGACGACGCGAGCATGCTCACCTCGTGGTGGGAACAGGGCCGGATGGACGTCGCCGCCGCCGTACGCACAGCCGACGGAGACGACCTGCTGATCACCCACGCCGGACTCACCGTCGGCTGCTGGCGGGAACTCGGCGAGCCGATGACCGCCGCGTCCGCCGCACGGCTGCTCAACGGCCGACCGGACCTCATCCGGCGCGGCGGAAGCCTGGCGGTGGACCGGATGGCGGGTCCACTGTGGGCGGAGACGGGGTGGGAGCTGGTCGAACCCTGGATGGATCACCACCATGCCGGTGGCTTCGTCCCGTTCGGGCAGGTGCACGGGCATTCCGCCCTGGTGCGGTACGAGGACCGGACCTGGCGGTCACCCGGGCGGGTGCGCCAGCGGGCGACCGTCGACTGGGAGGCCCGCCATGTGCGGGTACGGGTCGGGGGCCGGGTCTTCACCGGGATCGACCCCAAACACGGCCGGTACGGCGCTCCGACCTGGCGCCCCCTCGTCCTGCCCGGAGCCGAGTTGCTCACCCCGGTCGGGGCGACCGCCCGGCCGACGGACTGACCCCGCGTTCCGCCGGGGGGCCGCCCGGCCGGCGTGATCAGTGCGGGAACGCGCGGGGCGTACGGTGGGCGATCTCTTCGCGGAACTTCTCGATGCGGCTGGCGACCTGCCGCATGCCGACGGTGTCCTCGAGCCGGTCCAGATAGAGCGAACGTCGGGCCAGGACGTCGAGCTGGAAACTGAAGTAGATGGCCATGAGCGGGTTGATCAGCAGCGAGCTGCCGCGGGTGCGCCGGGTGAAGTGGAGGTCGCCGAAGTCGCCCCGGGTCGCGGCGGCGATCTGGCCGTTGACGATGCTCGGGCGTAGCGGGGTGGCGGCCTGGGCGGCGGCGACCGCGTCCCGGTAGAGGACCGCCTCCCGGCTGTTCCCGGGAATCGACAGTGCGCCGAGGTAGCCGCCTTCCCGGTCCAGGGCGGCGATGTTCTCCAGCACCTGGGTGTGGTTGACGCCGTGGTAGGCGTCGATGCCGAAGCCCAGACAGCTCACCAGTTTCACCGGCACGGCGAGCCCGGCGGCGGCGGCGAGGCTGGTCATGTCCTCCATCGGGGTGCCGAGCCCGGACTCGTCGCCGCGCAGGAGGATGTCGGTGCCGCCGTCGACCAGGACGACCGCGTCGATCCCCAGGTGGTCGACCAGATGCCGGTACGCCGCCCGCAGCGGTCGCACCCCCGTTCGGGGGAAGGCGTAGACGGTGTCCGGCAGGTTCTGTTCGGCCAGCCAGCGGGCGAGCGTGCGTTCGGGGAAATAGTCGTCGAGGCCGACGGTCTTCGGGGTGACCGCGGCGACGTTCTCGGCCAGCCAGGCGTCGAGGTCGAGCAGTTCGAGCTGGGAGAAGGACAGGTTCGCCAGGTGGACCCGCTTTCCGGCGTCGCGCAGCGCGATGGCGAGCGGCAGTCCGGCGTACACGTCGAACCCGCCGCCCGCACCGGCGACGAGCACGCCGCTGCTGCCGGCGAGGGCGCCGATCAGCGGAGGAACGGCGAGCGACGACACGGGGCGGGGACTCTCCACGAGAGCCCATGGTGTCGGCCGGACCGGCCCGGAGCAAGACCCCCTGGCCGGTGCGGGCAGCGGAATCGTGGCAATTTCGGTACGTGAACAAATCGATCGAGATCAATTAATTGCTTATTCGGATCGACCGTCCATAACATTTATCCGCCGTCGGCACCCGTTTCTCGGAAGGAGCCCTTTGTGAAGAGCGTCATCCGTACCGGTTTCGTGGCCATGACAGTGGCCGTGCTCGCGTTGGTCGTGGCCGCTCCGGCCTCGGCGGCGACGGGTTCGTGGACCGAAAGCCGCTCGAAGTACAACATCTACTTCGACGGCGGTTACGCCACGATGTATTTCTCGAAGCCGCAGTCCCAGGTGCCGAACAACACCTCCATCACCGGTACGACGGTGTACGTCACGCCGTACACCAACGGTCGGACCACCGAGACGATCACGATCTGCTACCGGCAGCAGTACGGCACCTCCGACTGGGCCTGTACGGCGCCGCAGGACATCACCACCGCCACGACGATTCCGGTGTCGTTGTTCAACGGTCAGAGTGCGCGGGGGCAGTCCACGTCCGACACACGCTCTACGGCGGCACCTATCCCACGACCGGTGGGTCCGCCCAGGACACGGTCACGGTGAACTACTCGTACTGATCCGGTCGGGCCGGGGGCGGCCGCCGTCCCCGGCCAGCCGGATAAAACCACTTGTCCGGGCTGCTAGACAAAGGCCATGACCTCAATACGTCCCGGCACCCCCGATGACGCCGCCGCCTACCTCGACCTGCGTCGCAAGCTTGTGCCGTGGCACCTCAGCACCGCCGAGGGCGTACGCCACCACTGGCGGTCCCTGCTCGAGACCAGCAGGGGCGCGCTGTTCGCCGTCGACGACGACGCGGGCCTGGTCGGCCTGGTGGGGTGTGGGCTGAACACCTGGACGTCCGAGTCCGGTGCCGCCAACGTGTCGCTCGTGGTCCGCCCGGACCGCCGTCGTCAGGGCGTCGGCTCCGCACTGCTGGCGGCGGCCGAGGAACATCTCGCGTCGATCGGCGCCCGTCGCGTCCAGAGCTACGCCCACGGTGATCCCGAATCGCTGGACTGGGTACGCCGGCGCGGCTACCGGACCACCGCCGAGGTGCGCTATTCCGGCGCCGTCCTCGCCGACCTGCCGCCCCAGCCCGAGCCGCCGGCCGGGGTGACCGTCGCCGCCTTCGCCGATCTGTCGCCGGAGGCCGTCTACGCGGTCGACGCCGAGGCGACCCAGGACGAGCCGAGCGCGGTCCCACTCGACGCGCTCGGCTACGACGACTGGTTCCGCGACGCCTGGCAGAGCCCCAACCTGCGGCACGACCTGAGCGTGGCCGTCCTGGTCGACGGCGAACCGGCCGCGTGCACCTTCGTCGAGGGCGACCCGGACAGCGGCCGGGTCTCGTCGGCGGCGACCGGCACCCGGCGCGCCCACCGTGGCCGGGGCCTGGCGAAGCTCGCCAAGTCGGTCGCGCTGCACCGGGCCCGCGACGCCGGCTTCACCATGGCCTACACCGGAAACGACGAGGTCAACCGGCCGATGCTGGCGGTCAACGAGTGGCTCGGCTACCGGGCGGTCGGCGCCGAGTGGGAGTGCGTACGCACCCTGCCGGCCGGCTAGGTGGCACCGGTCGGAGCGAGGGCCGCGAGCAGGTCACCCGCCTGCAGTTGACGTACCCGGGCCGGGTCGAGCCGGTCCGGGTACAGCGCGTACACGTCGGCCCCCACCGGCAGGTCGACGTCGGCCCGTACCAGGGCGGCGAAGTCCGGAGCGGCCTTCACCGGAGTGTCGTC is a window from the Polymorphospora rubra genome containing:
- a CDS encoding lysoplasmalogenase, with the protein product MMWLFGAVVAVELLGVVLDLPVLQWLAKPLLAPVLLAWLWTVRRRFDGVAVGLVFATAGDVALLMSGQTAFLAGMGFFLGTQISFLVAFVRRGRPPLAALLGYAALWVTANALLWSALGPLRLPILGYSLALCAMAAAATGVSRRTAVGGALFLFSDLVIGLGAAGTTLPGHHLLVMTTYIAALLLITTGWAAGPVGRDGTAGRPPSPAAARA
- a CDS encoding GNAT family N-acetyltransferase, which codes for MTSIRPGTPDDAAAYLDLRRKLVPWHLSTAEGVRHHWRSLLETSRGALFAVDDDAGLVGLVGCGLNTWTSESGAANVSLVVRPDRRRQGVGSALLAAAEEHLASIGARRVQSYAHGDPESLDWVRRRGYRTTAEVRYSGAVLADLPPQPEPPAGVTVAAFADLSPEAVYAVDAEATQDEPSAVPLDALGYDDWFRDAWQSPNLRHDLSVAVLVDGEPAACTFVEGDPDSGRVSSAATGTRRAHRGRGLAKLAKSVALHRARDAGFTMAYTGNDEVNRPMLAVNEWLGYRAVGAEWECVRTLPAG
- a CDS encoding metallophosphoesterase, with protein sequence MATVVVIGDVGGHAEQLRRALLEVGAHEAGLALPDDVIVVQVGDLVDRGPDSTGVLALVDGYLQNRPDRWIQLVGNHDAQYLPDGVPFWPEPVSPDDASMLTSWWEQGRMDVAAAVRTADGDDLLITHAGLTVGCWRELGEPMTAASAARLLNGRPDLIRRGGSLAVDRMAGPLWAETGWELVEPWMDHHHAGGFVPFGQVHGHSALVRYEDRTWRSPGRVRQRATVDWEARHVRVRVGGRVFTGIDPKHGRYGAPTWRPLVLPGAELLTPVGATARPTD
- a CDS encoding FadR/GntR family transcriptional regulator, which translates into the protein MAFEPVPRGPISDHVFAQLRDAIVSGGYRPDDALPSERELAAAFEVNRHAVREALRRLQQLGLVRVSQGGATRVLDWREHAGLDLILSLPGSGNALPVGTLVRDLLEMRACVGVDAARLCAERGTPRARAAVRDAVDGYAELAPDLPGMAEANTALWRRIVEGSGNTAYLLAFNSLVGAGAVPSQWRAAELLDVARHRRLAAAIVAGQATAAAKHARELLTAPVADPAASRQRSRA
- a CDS encoding DUF1152 domain-containing protein produces the protein MESPRPVSSLAVPPLIGALAGSSGVLVAGAGGGFDVYAGLPLAIALRDAGKRVHLANLSFSQLELLDLDAWLAENVAAVTPKTVGLDDYFPERTLARWLAEQNLPDTVYAFPRTGVRPLRAAYRHLVDHLGIDAVVLVDGGTDILLRGDESGLGTPMEDMTSLAAAAGLAVPVKLVSCLGFGIDAYHGVNHTQVLENIAALDREGGYLGALSIPGNSREAVLYRDAVAAAQAATPLRPSIVNGQIAAATRGDFGDLHFTRRTRGSSLLINPLMAIYFSFQLDVLARRSLYLDRLEDTVGMRQVASRIEKFREEIAHRTPRAFPH
- a CDS encoding sulfite exporter TauE/SafE family protein, which translates into the protein METAVEFVAIFVAGFWAGMINVVVGSGTLVTFPTLLLFGYPPLVANISNNIGLVGGGISGTYGYRHELVGKRALLRSLLPASVLGGTAGALLLLVLPESAFKAIVPALIAAGLLMVVAGPAMQRRAARRRLGTDDGGTLSPRRLAAVVAGVFVLGIYGGYFGAAQGILVVGLLSVLTAESLQAITGVKNLLTTAVNAVAAATFMIVAWDSVDWKLVALIAAGATLGGLAGARFGRKLSPRLLRAMIVVVGTVAIVRMVFFD